A stretch of DNA from Edaphobacter lichenicola:
GGCGGCCCATCGCCAGCGGTTTTTGAAGATGGGGGACGCGATAGAGGCTTGCTCCAGAAGCTCCTTCGCTGTGTGTTCGGTGAGGAACTGGAAGACATCGGCGAGGGGAAAGCTGTGTTGCTCGGCGAGAGAGATGTTAATGCCATTGTCGGTGGCTGCGGCTTGAAGCTCGAAGTTAAAGCCACGGCAGAAACGTTTGCGCAGGGCCAGCCCCCAGGCTTTGTTGATGCGGCCACCGAAGGGAGCATGAAGGATGAGTTGCATGCCGCCACCGTCGTCGAAGAAGCGTTCGGCGATGATGGTGGTTTTGGATGGAACGGCACCAAGTGCAGCGCGACCGGCGACGATGTAGGCGATAAGTTGCTGGGCTCCGCTGGCGCAGACACCGCACTGCTGCATGAGCCATGCGGCGGCGGCGGTGACCTCTGGCTGGGCGGGAGACAGGTAGCCCGGGACCACGTTAGGAGTGAGAGCGGAGATTTGTTCGCGTAGCTCGCCTACTCCATTCGAGAGGACAGCGGTTCGTTGCGGGGCTTCGCCCTCCCAGAACGGCAAGCTGGGAGGTGCGCCGTGGGCGTCTTCGACGAGGACGCGACCAGTGGCTTCGACGCGCTGGATACGCCAGCTTGAGGTGCCCAAAAGAACGACATCGCCGGGGCTGGAATCGACGGCGAAGTGCTCATCCAGAGTGGCAATCTGAACGCCTTCCGGCTGGAGGATGACGCTGTAGAGCGCCGTGTCGGGGATGGCACCACCGTTTGAGATGGCGATCATGCGAGCACCACGACGTGGATGGAGATGGTGTTGGACTTCGTCGCGAAGGAGATAGGCACCATAGCGGCCGCGGGTAGATTCGATGCCATCGGTGAGAAGGGTGAGGAGATCGTTGAAGGCTTCGCGGGTGAGGTTGCGATAAGGATACGCTCGGCGAAGAATGTTGTAGAGGGCGTCTTCTTCCCAAGGCTCGGCCCCGCAGGCAGCGACGATCTGCTGCATGAGAACGTCGGCGGGCTGTGGCGGAATTTGTAACTGATCCAGTTCTCCGGCACGCATCTTCCTGATGAGGGCAGCTTGTTCGAGAAGGTCATCACGTGTGGTCGCGAAGAATCTCCCTTTCGGAGTTGCACCACGCCAGTGGCCTGCACGCCCCACACGCTGCATGGCAACGGCTACCGACCGGGTCGTAGTGATCTGGCAGACCAGGTCTATGTCGCCGATATCGATACCGAGCTCCAGGGACGCGGTGGCTATCAAAATTTTGATCTCGCCATGCTTGAGGCGCTGCTCGGCGTCGAGCCGGAGGGTGCGGGAGAGTGAGCCGTGATGTGCCGCTACGTGTTCGGGGCAAAGACGGGTAGCGAGTTCAAAGGCAATCTTCTCGACTAGGCGGCGGGTATTGACGAAGACCAGGGTAGAGCGGTGATTCTGTGCATGGGCAGCAAGCTTGTCGAAGATCTCTTCCCACATGCCGCTGTTGGTAACGGAACTAAGCTCGTCACTTGGGACTTCAATCGCGATGTCGAGCTCGCGGCACTGACCTACCTGCACGATAGTGGCAGGTTTGCGATCTTCGTGGCTGCCAGTGAGAAAGCTGGCCACCAGTTCAATCGGATTCTGCGTGGCGGAGAGGCCAATCCTTTGTGGTGCCGCAGCGAGGCCAGTGAGGAACTGACCGGGGCTGAGACGATTTTCACCTGTGACAAGAGCGTCGAGACGCTCGAGGGAAAGAGCCAGATGGGCACCGCGTTTGTCGTCGGCTACTGCGTGGATCTCGTCGACGATGACGGTTTGAACACGGCGGAGGTGTTCCCTGCTCTTGCCGGCGGTAAGAAGGATATAGAGGGATTCGGGTGTAGTGACGAGAATGTGAGGCGGGTTGCGGAGCATGGCAGCGCGCTCTTTTGGAAGCGTGTCGCCTGTCCGGACGCCGGTGCGGATTTCAGGACAAAGGTACCCGCGCTGCATTGCCAGTTGCTGGATCTCGGCGAGGGGTGCATCGAGATTTTTCTGGATGTCGTTGGAGAGGGCCTTGAGGGGGCTAATGTACAGAACCTGCGTGCAGGGCGCCAGCCGGCCTGAGATCGATTGCCGGAGGAGGTGATCGATACAGACTAAGAACGCTGCGAGGGTTTTGCCTGAGCCGGTTGGAGCTGAGATGAGTGTGGCATTGCCATCGAGAATGCCTGGCCAACCGTAAGTCTGCGGCTCGGTAGGGCTGCCGAATTTGGATAGAAACCACTCGGCCGTGACAGGGTGAGCCCAAGCGAGTGATTGTGGAACTTCCAGCGACATTCGCTGATTGTAGCGCGGTTTTATTCGTTCTTTCTTCGCCTCTTTGTTATCTACATGTTGCCGGTACCGACGTCGGAAGCGGCGGCAGCAGTACTCGATTCGTCGAGATACTGCTCGATCACTTTTTCAAGAGTGCCCTGGGCCGAGAGGATAAAGTCAATGGCATCGCGACCGGCTCCGAAGCCGCCGGCATTCGCGGTAACATAGTGCGCTGCCGATTTTACCTGCTGGCGAGCATTGGCGGTGGCAATGGCGAGACCACAGCGGCGCATGACCGGAAGATCGATAATGTCGTCCCCAACATAGGCAAGCTGGTCGAGCGTGTAGCCGGTCTTCTCTAGGATTTCATTGATCGCGTTCATCTTGTGAGATTGGCCCTGGTAGATGAACTCTAACTTCAAGTCCTTAGCGCGGATGGCTACCGTCTGTGACTGGCGTTTGGTGATGATTCCGATGCGGAGGCCGCCGAGACGCCCTAGAGAGATTCCAAGCCCGTCGTGTGCAGAGAAACCTTTTGCTTCGATTCCGTGGCCTTCTGAGTTTGGAATGACGAAGATCTGTCCATCGGTTAAGACTCCATCCACATCGAAGATAAGGACTTTGATATTTTTAGCTCGGGCTTCGGCGGTCATGCTTGATCATAGCCTGACAGCCCCCGTAAGGCGGGGACCGCAGGCTTCCTGCAGTTGTTCCTGAGACGCTGTAGGAGAGATCAGCTTCCGGCCTATCTCATGTTGTAAGGAAATTCGAATACGAGACCAGCTATGGGCAGGACGATATTTACGAGTTGCTCATGTTTGACACGCTCGAAGTAGACCCGTCCACGAGCAACTTCGTTAGGAGATAGAGAGGTTGCCTCGAGAGGATGTTCGCTTGCGACCTGCTCGGCCGTTTTAGATTTTGCTTCCGGGTCAGATTGGTCGGCATTGGGGGCTTGTGAGGCGTCCGCCCCGATCAAGGCGGCGGTTTGTCGGGGGAGCAGGGAGGAGCCACGCTGGGGGGTAGGAGATGTCGGCGGCTGCGGGGCCGGGGATGAGGAAGGGAGGTCCTTCAGGTCGCTGGGTGGGACATACAGGAGGACTTTGGGCTTGGGCGTGACGACCTCGACGCGGAAGTCCTCGGGGGTCACATTCTGGGGCAGGACGGTATTGTTGGCGATGCTGACATCGGCGCGGGTGTAGGGACCCTCTTGCGAGACGGAGATCATTACGGTGAAGCGCGGGGAGTTGATCACCTTATAGTTTCGACCGTAGAGCTTCTTGCTGAAGCAGTTTGCGTTGGGCTGGCAGGTGATTACGTTATCGGGAAGGATGGTCTGGGGGACGCTTGCGGCAAAGAGGACGGTTGGGGAGGTGAGGGCTAGGAGGAGGGAGATTTGCTGCATTCGAGTCATGGGGAGACCTCCTGCTGGGTCGCAGTGCAGGTAACTTAGCAGTTACCAAGGAGGTACAGAATGACTCGATAGTTGTAGGGTGCGTGGCGGGGGTGGAGGGTAAGTTGCGAAGGGTTGCGATGGACGCCTGGCGACCATCGCAACCCTTTTGTAACTTTGTTGGACGCGGAGGTGCCTGCCTGGTTCTGCAGC
This window harbors:
- a CDS encoding DEAD/DEAH box helicase; this encodes MSLEVPQSLAWAHPVTAEWFLSKFGSPTEPQTYGWPGILDGNATLISAPTGSGKTLAAFLVCIDHLLRQSISGRLAPCTQVLYISPLKALSNDIQKNLDAPLAEIQQLAMQRGYLCPEIRTGVRTGDTLPKERAAMLRNPPHILVTTPESLYILLTAGKSREHLRRVQTVIVDEIHAVADDKRGAHLALSLERLDALVTGENRLSPGQFLTGLAAAPQRIGLSATQNPIELVASFLTGSHEDRKPATIVQVGQCRELDIAIEVPSDELSSVTNSGMWEEIFDKLAAHAQNHRSTLVFVNTRRLVEKIAFELATRLCPEHVAAHHGSLSRTLRLDAEQRLKHGEIKILIATASLELGIDIGDIDLVCQITTTRSVAVAMQRVGRAGHWRGATPKGRFFATTRDDLLEQAALIRKMRAGELDQLQIPPQPADVLMQQIVAACGAEPWEEDALYNILRRAYPYRNLTREAFNDLLTLLTDGIESTRGRYGAYLLRDEVQHHLHPRRGARMIAISNGGAIPDTALYSVILQPEGVQIATLDEHFAVDSSPGDVVLLGTSSWRIQRVEATGRVLVEDAHGAPPSLPFWEGEAPQRTAVLSNGVGELREQISALTPNVVPGYLSPAQPEVTAAAAWLMQQCGVCASGAQQLIAYIVAGRAALGAVPSKTTIIAERFFDDGGGMQLILHAPFGGRINKAWGLALRKRFCRGFNFELQAAATDNGINISLAEQHSFPLADVFQFLTEHTAKELLEQASIASPIFKNRWRWAAGRSLQLLRFSKGKRIAPQIQRTRSEDLMASVFPQAAACFETIVGDIQIPNHPLVNEVMQDVLQEAMDLEGLIELLRGIKEGAIRCVAVDTPTPSQFAHELLNANPYAYLDEAGLEARRARATSLGRNLPDQPGKLDQAAITAIRKEIWPDLRNEHELHDLLHSLIVLPLHAIGTAESNDWQIFYDRLARSGRVHTIDCGGNLGWVATERLSYVDALWQSASNRTNSVTKEEALQKLVQGWLQISGPITAIALGRTVTLEPAAIFPAFLAMEMQGLLMRGAFEYPAPSAAPSTGADSSHNIEWCERRILQRIHRRTVATLRKQVEPVTPAVYMRWLLNWQHLAPQTQLSGEEGVFEALRQLEGFEAPAVEWERTLLPSRVAHYDPRWLDALCLSGAVGWGRISPHSAWSAGDGASPRRVIPTNAAPVTFYIRETADWLPYALAQQCVEEDKLAAALSPAALQVRTLLQQRGACFANDIQRIANLTRQQTQQALWELATAGLAAADGFDQLRACMGPRRKSITTETSARRTARSSAGRWSLLNAELHAAPTAIEQAHRTEAALESFARQLLNRYGVLFRDLLLCESNAPRWRDLLQILRRLEARGEIRGGRFLSGFGGEQYALPEAVESLRTSRSRECSAIIAVAAADPMNLVGVVIPGDRVPAVPGRQVLYSNGRLHSETSDDRAVDLAMGVPPYVSPGQPISPLF
- a CDS encoding KdsC family phosphatase, coding for MTAEARAKNIKVLIFDVDGVLTDGQIFVIPNSEGHGIEAKGFSAHDGLGISLGRLGGLRIGIITKRQSQTVAIRAKDLKLEFIYQGQSHKMNAINEILEKTGYTLDQLAYVGDDIIDLPVMRRCGLAIATANARQQVKSAAHYVTANAGGFGAGRDAIDFILSAQGTLEKVIEQYLDESSTAAAASDVGTGNM